The following coding sequences are from one Chloroflexota bacterium window:
- a CDS encoding F420-dependent glucose-6-phosphate dehydrogenase, giving the protein DEQVAKIKPYIDLGFTHLVFHAPGLDQIRFIELFGRDVLPKLRALAE; this is encoded by the coding sequence CGGACGAGCAGGTGGCGAAGATCAAGCCGTACATCGACCTGGGGTTCACCCACCTGGTGTTTCACGCCCCGGGCCTGGACCAGATCCGTTTCATCGAGCTGTTCGGCCGCGACGTGCTGCCGAAGCTCCGCGCCCTCGCCGAGTAG